The Kordia sp. SMS9 DNA window AAGCTTTAGATATTCTTAAAAAGTATGAAAACAGTGAAATTACAAAAAGTGTGATATATGCTGATAATTTCTATATGGATCTTTCCAAAATTTATTCTAAATTAAAAAGGTATGATACTGCTTTCAATTACTTTAATAAAATCTCCAATACCAATCATCCCAGATATCTTGTTCAATTAGCTACTTTACATTACGAAAATAAAGATTATAATTTAGCCTTAAATTTTTTAAATAAAATTCCAAATACTTATTTGTTAAAGCACGATTATGAATACTTCGACGTAATGTATAAAGTCCATAAATCTTTGGGGAATATTGATATTTCATTAGAGTATCTTGAAAAATTAACTAATTTAAAAGAAGAACGTCAAAAGAAACTTACCGAACATCAATATGCTATCTTTAGTTATGAGTTAAAAAAGGATAAAGAAATAAATCGACTTAAAGCAGAAAAAAAAATTCAAGAAGCACTGAATGTTCAAAACGAAAAAAAGTTCAAATATCAACTATTTATTGGTTTAATATTAATTGCTTCTATTTTTACTATATTACTTTTAATATACAAAAAACGGCAAGAAAAAAAGCGCATTTTACTTGAACAACATACCGAAATTAACAAACTCAAAACTCAATATATAGAAAACATAACTCATGAAATTAAAACACCTGTAAGTGTCAATTTAGGATATTTGGAGCTTATAAAAAATAATGCGCTGGATACTAGAAAGATTATAGACTATGTTGATACTTCTATCAGAATTAATCATAAATTGTTATCGACTCTCAATGATTTATTAACTTTCATCAAATTAGATTCTACCAATACTTTAGCAAAGGATTTTATTAAAGAACAAAATCTGTTTAATTTTTTATTTACGGAAATTAAAAAATTTAAACATAGTTGTTATGCAAAAGATTTAACAATTAAACTTATTACTAATATCAAATCAGATTACATTTTTAAGTTTGATTATTCAAAACTTGAAAAAATACTTGACAATTTATTAACGAATGCTATCAAGTTCTCAAAAATTGAAAAAACCATTAGCGTAACTTTTTTACTGTGTCCAGATCATATTAAAATAGAAGTAATAGATGAAGGAATTGGTATCGATCAAAAATTACATGATAAAATTTTTGAACGATTTTATCAAATAGAACAAAATGAAAATAGCGGATTTGGCATTGGATTGTTTTTAGTCAAAAACATTATTGATACTTGGAATGGAAATATTAAAGTGGATAGTGAACCTGATAAAGGAACTACATTTACTACTATAATACCTGTTGCAAATATTGAACTAAAGGAGTCAAGAAATGAAATCACTGAAATTAATTACTTTCAGAAAAAAACTGATGAGATTAAAAATCCAGATGGGGATGTTACAAAAATTCTGATAGTTGAGAATCAATTGGAAATGATTAACTATTTAAGTCATATTTTCGCAATAGACTATTATTGTGATTTTGCGTATGACGGTAAACAAGCATACAAACTAATTAATAAAAGTAATTATAAACTTATCATTTCAGATTACAAAATGCCTAATATGGATGGACTTGAATTAAAGTCTGAATTAGATAAAAACCCAGAAACTAAAAAAATTCCATTTATCCTTATTAGCGCATCTGATATAGAAGATAAACTTGATCGTTTTAATAAACGCGAATCCTTTCTATTTCTTAAAAAACCATTTACTGAATTTCAATTGAAGCTCTTCATTAATACTCTTATTGGACAAAAAATCAATGCAAAAAATGTAACCTCAATTAATGAAACTACGTCAATTCTTAAAGATGATAGCATTACAACTTTTCTACAAAAAGTTAATACGTACATTCTCAAAAATTTAGATAATGATGAATTGAAAATAGGAGATATTGCTCAACATATTGGATATAGTCAAAAACAGTTCACAAATATTTTAAATGAATATACAAATTTAAACCCTACTAAAGTTGTCCTTGAAATTAGACTTCTAAAAGCCTATGAATTTATTAAAAGTAAACGTTACAAAACCATCTCAGAAGTCATGATTGCAATTGGTATAAATAGTCGCCCCTATTTTTACAAAGCTTTTGAGAAACGATTTGGCATAAAAGTTGGAAAAATATATAAAGAAAATAATTTCTGAAAATCATTTCCTAACTTCATGATCTGCAACACCAAATACGTCATTGAGATCGACTTGAGTGATACTAAGCTGTTGTAAGACATAATCCCAGTAGTAAAAAAGGGTTAAATTTCAAGATAATTACTGCGTAAGAAATTAAAAATATACTTTAATAAGGCACATTCAGAAAATAGGTAAAGCCATGTAAATACTAGTATTTCTTTGTAAATTAAAGAAACATAAAACCCCGAAAATGACCGATATGGTTCAAAAACGGGGTTTTCTTTTTTCTCTGGTCATGAAAATACAAAGAATTTCTGATTTACAGACCCGTTTATCTCTTTTTTCGATATTTGAAAATTATACATTGTTTTATGAGCGTTTTTTACAAAGTGATTTGGGTAAGATTAATACAGTCATTCCTTTGGATGATCTTGTGGCAACTTTAATATTAAGGAACACAAGTTGGGTAGAAATATGCTTTTCAGTCCTAAAGGTCGTCTAGCTTTAATGTTTTTAAAACATTATGCTTGTTGTAGTGATAGTCGACTTATAGAACAACTCAACAGTAATCTTGATTACCAATTTTTTTGCGATATCTCTTTAGGTTTTAATCGGTTGACAAATTCTAAAATCGTGAGTCAAATACGATGTGAACTAGCGATTTGTTTGGATATTTATTCAGTAGAGAAATGTTTATACGCACACTAGTCTGATTATATAGAGAATCCCGATCAGATTACTGTTGACGCTACTTGTTATGAGAGTGAACTGCGATATCCTACCAATCAAAAACTACTATGGGAAGCTGTTCATTGGATGTACAATCAACTCCGCAAAAATACCAAGATAGTAGGAGTAAAAATGATACGCAGTAAATATCGCAAATGGAAACTACGTTATCATGGCTATAGCAAGATGCGTCGTAAATCCAAGTCTAAACGAAAATCGCTGACACGGGCACTTTTATTGTTATTAAAGAAGTTTATTGACTTTGAAGCTCAGCTACGTAAGAAGTATAGGTTGCAAGCAAGTGTACAATACATACCGCTAATGCTTTAGAAATCGGTAGAAGAATCTACAAAAAACAACAAATAGCAGCATAAAATTCAAAAATAAAAAGAATAGGAGTAGGTCACACGTATGTTCATCTTGAGTAGATGAAATTAAATTTAGAATTAGCTCCACATAAAAAAAACCGTCAAATACTTTGTTTGACGGTTTTTTACCATTCAAAATGTAAAATGTTCAAAACAGCAAGCATCAATAATCGCGAAAGATACTTCCTTGTAAATCAAGCAAAATAATAGTACTTTGTAACGGTATTTCATAAAATCAATTTGTTATCAGTCCTCAAAAAATCATATCTATTTTTATTGTACTTTTTTTCTTTCAATCAAAAGCGCAAAGTCAAAATTTAGATTCATTGACCAATGTCTTAAAATCCAAAATGGACAAGCGTAAACTATTTGATCAACAAAAAGAAAAACGTATTCAAGACTTACTCGAAAAAGCTTCGCAAACTGAAATTTTAAAAGAAAAATATCTAATCTTTAATGAAGTAATAAACGAATATCAGTTCTACAGTTTTGACAAAGCATTACACTACATTGAACAAAATCTTGAAATTGCTGAAAATCTCAAAAACAATTTATATCTCAACAAAACCAAGCTCACGTTAAGCCTATTACTCATCGATTCTGGTCGCTACAAAGAATCCATTGATGCACTAAACGAAATCAAAAGAGACTCGTTACCAATATCATTAACAAACGACTACTACATTGCATACAAAGAAGGCTATGCGGGTTTATCATACAACACGTATGTAAAAAGAAGTAAAGCCATCTATTCTGAGCTATACACAGCATATCAAGATTCGTTATACTCTCGATTAGATCCAAACTCAGAAGAATCATTACGATTACAAGAAAAACAATTCAGAGACCAACGAAAACTAGACGAAGCGTTAAAAATAAATTCACAACGCCTTAAAGAAGTCAAAATGGGTTTCAGAGGATTCTCTCTCATCACTTTTGAACGTTCATTACTGTACGAATTAAAAAACGACAACAAAAAACAAAAAGAATACCTCATACTTTCTGCAATTTCAGACATTGAAGCATCTGTAAAAGACAATGCTTCCATAGGAACATTAGCTAAAATAATGTTTGCAGAAGGCGATATAGACCGCGCGCATCAATACGTAAACTTTTCCTTTGAAGATGCCGAATTCTACAACTCACAACTACGGTATGTAAACATCGCCAACAGTTTGCCAATGATCTCAAAAGCATACGAAGAACGAAGCGAAAAACAAAAAGCAAAACTGCAAGATTCACTTATATTCATCAGTGTTTTGGCAGGGTTCCTGCTCATTGCCATCTACTTAGTATTCAAACAAGTACGAAAAGTATCGGACGCCAGAAACAAACTAAAAAATGCCAACGAAAAACTAAAATACTTCAACGAAAAACTCAATGCTTCCAATGAAGACTTAAAACGCTTATACTTAGAACTTTCAGAATCAGACAAAGTCAAAGAACACTACATTGGTACATTTCTAAATCTATATTCCGAATACATTACAAAACTAGACGTATACCGTAAATTGGTGCGTAAATATGTCAATACCAATCAAATGAAATCCTTGCTTGAACTTTCAAAATCCAAGCAATTCATAGATGAAGAACTCGAAATATTCAACAAAAACTTTGACAATTCCTTTTTACATATCTATCCCAATTTTGTAAAACATGTAAACGAATTACTAAAACCCGAAGAACAAATAATCCTAAAAGAAAACAGTAAACTCAATACAGAATTGCGAATTCTAGCTTTGATCAAACTAGGAATCAACAACAGTTCGCGCATCGCCAAAATACTTAGGTATTCTGTAAACACGATATACAATTATCGCGCAAGCATAAAAAGTGCTTCTAAGGACAAAACAACCTTTGAAGAAATGATAAAAAACATTCAATAAAATTAAAAACTTCACTCTTTTGAATACATTTTTTTCGTATTTGTGGAAAATTCGCGACATAATTAAGAAATATAACGATAAAAAATCCACTTATTTATGGGATCTATGTTTTTTCAACTAATTAATAATCAATTACTTGAATTTTAAAACAATCCTTTCAAATCCACTTTTCACGCGTTGAGTGTTTTTAAACAGCTTCTTTCATAGTACATTGCTACAACGTTTTCGAGAACCCTAAAAACGAAGCAATCTTACAACAAAACAAGTATGCAAAAACTAAAATACATTGCGATATTCACCATATTTCTCATGCAAGGAATAGTAGTACACGCACAAAACAAGGTATCAGGTACAGTAACAGATACGAATGGTGTACCAATTCCGGGAGTTTCCGTAATTATAGAAGGTACTGATAAAGGCGACAGTACAGATTTTGACGGACTCTACAACATTACACACGAATTCTCTGAAAATTCAGTCCTAATATTTAGTTATGTCGGATTGAAAACAAAAAAAGTTCCCGTTAATAAACAAAGTACCATCAATGTGCAACTTGAAGATGACGTCAATGCGTTGGATGAAGTAGTCGTTGTCGGATACGGTTCACAGCTCAAAAAAGACATTACAGGATCAGTTTCCATCATTGATGGTGAAGCATTTGAATCGCGACCAAACACGCAAGTTGGTGCGTTGCTTCAAGGACAATCTGCCGGAGTACAAGTACTATCAAGCTCAGGAAAACCGTCAGAAGGTTTCAGTATTCGCATCCGTGGAACAAACTCCATAAACGCAGGGAGCGAACCTTTATATGTAGTAGATGGCGTGCCAACAACAGACACGCGTTCCATAAATCCAAGCGATATTGACACCATCACAGTATTAAAAGATGCTTCGTCAACAGCAATCTATGGTGCGCAAGGAGCCAACGGAGTTGTCATCATCACCACAAAACGCGGAACGACCTCAAAACCAAAAATAAGCTTAGACATTTACACAGGATTCTCCCAAGTTTGGAACACCTTACAAGTCCTAAATGGCGAACAATACCGTGATTTAATGACAGAACTCGGACTCAGTACAAACTGGGAAGACTTCACGGCTAGAACCGATTGGCAAGATGAAATATTCCAAAATGGTTTCTCCCAAAACTACCAACTATCAGTTTCAGGAAAATCTGAAAAAACAAACTACTTCATATCTGCGGGATATGTTGCTCAAGAAGGCGCTGTACGAAGTGCCGAATTAAACAGAACAAACTTCAAAATAAATCTCGATCAAGAAATAAACGATTGGCTCAAAGTGGGAACGCGCATCGCATATTCAACCTACCGAGATGTAGACATAAACGACAACAACAACGTAAATCAAGGTGGTGTTTTATTAGGTGCGCTCACAACACCATCCATTATTGGCGTGTTCAATGATGATGGAATGTTTGCAAGCAATCCGTTTCAAAACTGGGAAAATCCACTAGCAAGTACCGACGGTTTGGAACGCGAATTCAACAACCAACGTTTCTTGGGAAATCTTTATGCGGAAGCCAAATTTCTAAAAGACTTTACCTTCAGAATCAACTACGGAATCGACAACAGCAGCGGCGTATTCGATTCGTTCCTAGATCCATTCCGAACCGGATTTGGTGTCGCAATTGGCGGACAAGGAATCAACAACACCAACAAAACATCATACTACATTCTAGAAAACACGCTGAGCTACAAAAAAACACTCGGAAAGCACAACATTGAAGGTTTAGTTGGTTCTGTAAATCAAAAATTTCGCTTTGAAGACAGTTCCATTCAAACCAGAAACTTCGCCAGTGATGCAGTTACTACACCAAATGGCGGGTCGGAATTATTTGCAGCAACCGCTTTCAAATCAGAACGTGCAAACTCCTCATTTCTAAGTAGAATCAACTACAGTTATGACGACAAATACCTTATAACGGCCAACTTTAGAGCAGACGGTTCAAGCGCATTTGGTACCAATCAACGTTGGGGATACTTTCCATCGTTCTCACTTGGATGGCGCGTTTCCAACGAAAAATTCATTCCCGAAGATTCGTTTATCAGTGACTTAAAAATTAGAGCAGGTTGGGGAATTGTTGGAAACGATCAAATAGCAAACTACGCCTATCTCGGACGCATTGGAAATGGCGCAAACTATCCGTTTGGTGGCGCGGTACAACCTGGAACATTTCCAGCTTCCATTGAAAACTTAGAACTCAAATGGGAAGAATCGGAGCAAACCAACATCGGAATTGATGTTTCATTGTTTGACAACAGAATTAGCTTTACAGCAGACGCATACATCAAAAATACGAGAGATTTATTACTAAATGCGCCATTGCCAACGTCTACAGGATTTGATAGTGCCATCCAAAATGTGGGCGAATTGCAAAACAAAGGACTAGAATTTTCACTAAACAGCATCAATATCAAAACCGACAATCTATCGTGGAATACAGGCTTCAACATCTCTTTCAACGAAAATGAAGTCATTGACTTAGTAGGACAAGAAATACTACAAGGCGGAATTGCTGGCGGTAGAGGAGAAGCAAGCATTGTACGCGAAGGCGAAGCGCTCGGTTCCTTATACGGATACATTTTTGGTGGAGTTGATCCAACAACAGGAAATGCTTTTTACATTGACAGAAATGGCGAATCTACCTTTACGCCAAGTCCAGAAGACAGAACCATAATTGGTGATGCAAATCCTGATTTCTTCTACGGAATCACCAATACGATCAATTACAAAGGATTTGGAGTATTTGTATTCTTGCAAGGCTCGCAAGGAAATGATTTACTCAATGCAACACGCATAGAAACCGAAGGAATGATTGATCCTAAAAATCAATCGGTTGCGGTGTTAAATCGTTGGCGACAACCTGGCGATATCACAAACATTCCGCGTGCAAGCTTTGGAAACAGTGACAACTCACGCGT harbors:
- a CDS encoding ATP-binding protein, whose protein sequence is MKIFKIKHVTYFTILLTSCVIYGQKSQNKTPVEQSYTNQIENEYLSLLQIEHRISKDSFKLRVEKLLSTINNERSHKSDSLKGQLLMDLSYYHARNQTYDSVKYFFKQISDHVKNYYVLADAHDMMSKVSFNEEDFEAYLFHINKGLAFSKKYTKSRLSKIISLNIFTFYVHSKRYDLAKEILRELKKSITKSTKFDVKYQINRTEATLKFDEGKFMEALDILKKYENSEITKSVIYADNFYMDLSKIYSKLKRYDTAFNYFNKISNTNHPRYLVQLATLHYENKDYNLALNFLNKIPNTYLLKHDYEYFDVMYKVHKSLGNIDISLEYLEKLTNLKEERQKKLTEHQYAIFSYELKKDKEINRLKAEKKIQEALNVQNEKKFKYQLFIGLILIASIFTILLLIYKKRQEKKRILLEQHTEINKLKTQYIENITHEIKTPVSVNLGYLELIKNNALDTRKIIDYVDTSIRINHKLLSTLNDLLTFIKLDSTNTLAKDFIKEQNLFNFLFTEIKKFKHSCYAKDLTIKLITNIKSDYIFKFDYSKLEKILDNLLTNAIKFSKIEKTISVTFLLCPDHIKIEVIDEGIGIDQKLHDKIFERFYQIEQNENSGFGIGLFLVKNIIDTWNGNIKVDSEPDKGTTFTTIIPVANIELKESRNEITEINYFQKKTDEIKNPDGDVTKILIVENQLEMINYLSHIFAIDYYCDFAYDGKQAYKLINKSNYKLIISDYKMPNMDGLELKSELDKNPETKKIPFILISASDIEDKLDRFNKRESFLFLKKPFTEFQLKLFINTLIGQKINAKNVTSINETTSILKDDSITTFLQKVNTYILKNLDNDELKIGDIAQHIGYSQKQFTNILNEYTNLNPTKVVLEIRLLKAYEFIKSKRYKTISEVMIAIGINSRPYFYKAFEKRFGIKVGKIYKENNF
- a CDS encoding transposase, which encodes MLFSPKGRLALMFLKHYACCSDSRLIEQLNSNLDYQFFCDISLGFNRLTNSKIVSQIRCELAICLDIYSVEKCLYAH
- a CDS encoding TonB-dependent receptor, coding for MQKLKYIAIFTIFLMQGIVVHAQNKVSGTVTDTNGVPIPGVSVIIEGTDKGDSTDFDGLYNITHEFSENSVLIFSYVGLKTKKVPVNKQSTINVQLEDDVNALDEVVVVGYGSQLKKDITGSVSIIDGEAFESRPNTQVGALLQGQSAGVQVLSSSGKPSEGFSIRIRGTNSINAGSEPLYVVDGVPTTDTRSINPSDIDTITVLKDASSTAIYGAQGANGVVIITTKRGTTSKPKISLDIYTGFSQVWNTLQVLNGEQYRDLMTELGLSTNWEDFTARTDWQDEIFQNGFSQNYQLSVSGKSEKTNYFISAGYVAQEGAVRSAELNRTNFKINLDQEINDWLKVGTRIAYSTYRDVDINDNNNVNQGGVLLGALTTPSIIGVFNDDGMFASNPFQNWENPLASTDGLEREFNNQRFLGNLYAEAKFLKDFTFRINYGIDNSSGVFDSFLDPFRTGFGVAIGGQGINNTNKTSYYILENTLSYKKTLGKHNIEGLVGSVNQKFRFEDSSIQTRNFASDAVTTPNGGSELFAATAFKSERANSSFLSRINYSYDDKYLITANFRADGSSAFGTNQRWGYFPSFSLGWRVSNEKFIPEDSFISDLKIRAGWGIVGNDQIANYAYLGRIGNGANYPFGGAVQPGTFPASIENLELKWEESEQTNIGIDVSLFDNRISFTADAYIKNTRDLLLNAPLPTSTGFDSAIQNVGELQNKGLEFSLNSINIKTDNLSWNTGFNISFNENEVIDLVGQEILQGGIAGGRGEASIVREGEALGSLYGYIFGGVDPTTGNAFYIDRNGESTFTPSPEDRTIIGDANPDFFYGITNTINYKGFGVFVFLQGSQGNDLLNATRIETEGMIDPKNQSVAVLNRWRQPGDITNIPRASFGNSDNSRVSTRFIEDASYLRFKAITLSYNFSEKILETLNVSSLKIYATGENIFTITDYSGFDPEVNAFGGSNTIRGIDFGTYPQTRNLIFGLNVTF
- a CDS encoding DUF6377 domain-containing protein, whose product is MDKRKLFDQQKEKRIQDLLEKASQTEILKEKYLIFNEVINEYQFYSFDKALHYIEQNLEIAENLKNNLYLNKTKLTLSLLLIDSGRYKESIDALNEIKRDSLPISLTNDYYIAYKEGYAGLSYNTYVKRSKAIYSELYTAYQDSLYSRLDPNSEESLRLQEKQFRDQRKLDEALKINSQRLKEVKMGFRGFSLITFERSLLYELKNDNKKQKEYLILSAISDIEASVKDNASIGTLAKIMFAEGDIDRAHQYVNFSFEDAEFYNSQLRYVNIANSLPMISKAYEERSEKQKAKLQDSLIFISVLAGFLLIAIYLVFKQVRKVSDARNKLKNANEKLKYFNEKLNASNEDLKRLYLELSESDKVKEHYIGTFLNLYSEYITKLDVYRKLVRKYVNTNQMKSLLELSKSKQFIDEELEIFNKNFDNSFLHIYPNFVKHVNELLKPEEQIILKENSKLNTELRILALIKLGINNSSRIAKILRYSVNTIYNYRASIKSASKDKTTFEEMIKNIQ